AGCCATGCACCATGACTGGGATATGAGAGGAGCTGTGAATATCAGGTACTCTGATGATATTTTGAAGATAATCAATGAAATGGACCTGAACGTAGCAACCTTTGACAGGAGCCATGAACCGGCTGGAATGAGTACAATGGAATGGGGCACCAATACTGCTATTGATAGGTATAAAAAAATCCATCACCAGATACCTGATGTGATCTTCGACCGGGGTGGTGTGGGCAAGGAACCGATGATCAGGATTATTTCACATAGGGCCGTGGACGCTGCGCAGAGGGCTGTAATGGTTGCCAGGGGTTTGGTTTAAACGTGTCAATGAACAGGTCATAAGAAGAAATATATTTTTTTATGGTTTTTAAGTAAAATAAATTTCCTTGAAAAAATTAAACATTTCCCAGAATACAAATATACTACTAAATCAGTTTATAACGAGGTTGTAGTAGAAGGAAAAAAAAGTGGAAGACCGGAAGTCTTTCTTATTGAAAACATCATCGAGATCGGGATGATCAAATTAAAAATACCAGCTAATGAGCAATACACAATCCACCTATTAGATAATCCAAGAATTCATAGAGGTGATGCTGATGTGCTTGCTTTAGCTTCTGAGTTGGATGGTATTGCTTTATTAGACGATGAAGAAGCTAGAGGAATGGCTGAGGTAGAAGGGATAGAGCATCATGGAACA
This genomic window from Methanosarcinales archaeon contains:
- a CDS encoding DUF3368 domain-containing protein, producing the protein MIKLKIPANEQYTIHLLDNPRIHRGDADVLALASELDGIALLDDEEARGMAEVEGIEHHGTVYLLLRMVRMGLITTDEAIEGLNEMIHFGWRCSTELYVEILKILK